Proteins encoded together in one Thalassotalea crassostreae window:
- the purE gene encoding 5-(carboxyamino)imidazole ribonucleotide mutase, whose product MTVGIIMGSKSDWPTMQHTAEMLDLLKVPYETKVVSAHRTPHLLAEYSESAKARGIKVIIAGAGGAAHLPGMAAAFTSLPVLGVPVQSKALSGQDSLLSIVQMPKGIAVGTLAIGTAGAANAGLLAAQILGTHDEAIMANIEAFRKAQTENILNNPNPAE is encoded by the coding sequence ATGACTGTGGGTATCATCATGGGTTCAAAATCAGATTGGCCAACCATGCAACATACGGCTGAAATGTTAGATCTATTAAAGGTTCCTTATGAAACTAAAGTAGTTTCAGCACACAGAACTCCGCATTTACTTGCCGAATACTCTGAGTCAGCAAAAGCACGTGGCATCAAGGTAATTATTGCTGGCGCAGGTGGCGCGGCACATTTACCGGGAATGGCGGCAGCATTTACCAGCTTGCCTGTTTTAGGTGTTCCAGTTCAATCAAAAGCCCTTAGTGGTCAAGATTCTTTATTATCAATTGTGCAAATGCCAAAAGGTATTGCCGTAGGTACATTAGCGATCGGTACAGCTGGTGCCGCTAACGCCGGTTTATTAGCCGCGCAAATTTTAGGTACTCATGATGAAGCTATCATGGCGAATATCGAAGCATTTCGTAAAG